Proteins encoded within one genomic window of Gloeobacter kilaueensis JS1:
- the zwf gene encoding glucose-6-phosphate dehydrogenase has protein sequence MTSQLTGGLLANPLREGLRLERTPRPSILTIFGASGDLTVRKLIPALYDLARDRRLPPEFTVVAFARRPYSHEQFREMMKEGVAKYSRSKLGNLWESFSQGIYYFQGDLESLESYRELAEFLSKLDSERGTLGNRAFYLATAPSYFKPIIENLGTAGLSGDPRNTRIVIEKPFGRDLDSAHSLNKVVQKVFQEKQVYRIDHYLGKETVQNILVFRFANSIFEPLWNNRYIDHVQITVAETVGVENRAPYYDEAGGAMRDMIQNHLMQLLALTAMEPPAAFEADTVRDEKVKVLRATQLGRNDRGLLAVRAQYRNGWIAGEPVSAYRDEPRVTPGIQTASYIAARFMINNWRWHGVPFYLRTGKRLAKRVSEIALQFRDVPHQLFPERSAGQVSPNLLVLRIQPDEGISLRFEAKRPVADIAMRSVNMDFHYGSTFEVASPEAYERLLLDCLLGDQTLFTRADEVEAAWRIVTPLIEQWENQASDDLQYYDAGSWGPSAASKLMDTGRRWRRL, from the coding sequence ATGACATCACAGCTTACCGGAGGATTGCTCGCCAATCCGCTGCGCGAGGGGCTACGGCTGGAGCGCACACCGAGGCCGAGCATTCTCACCATCTTTGGGGCGTCCGGCGATCTGACCGTCAGAAAGCTGATCCCGGCACTCTACGACCTCGCCCGCGATCGGCGTCTGCCCCCTGAATTTACGGTCGTCGCCTTTGCCCGCCGCCCCTACTCCCACGAGCAGTTTCGGGAAATGATGAAAGAAGGGGTAGCAAAGTATTCCCGCAGCAAGCTGGGCAACCTCTGGGAAAGTTTTTCCCAGGGCATCTATTACTTTCAAGGCGACCTTGAAAGCCTCGAAAGCTACAGGGAGCTGGCCGAATTTTTAAGCAAGCTCGATAGTGAGCGGGGCACCCTCGGCAACCGCGCCTTTTATCTGGCTACCGCCCCAAGTTACTTTAAGCCAATCATCGAAAATCTCGGTACCGCCGGTCTTTCAGGCGATCCGCGCAATACCCGGATCGTAATCGAAAAGCCCTTTGGCCGCGACCTGGACTCGGCCCATTCCCTCAACAAAGTCGTCCAGAAGGTCTTTCAAGAAAAGCAGGTCTACCGCATCGACCACTACCTGGGCAAGGAGACGGTTCAAAACATTCTTGTCTTTCGCTTTGCCAACTCGATCTTCGAGCCGCTCTGGAACAACCGCTACATCGACCACGTACAGATCACGGTGGCTGAGACGGTAGGGGTCGAAAATCGCGCCCCCTACTACGACGAGGCGGGCGGGGCGATGCGCGATATGATTCAGAACCACCTGATGCAGCTTCTGGCCCTCACGGCGATGGAGCCGCCGGCGGCCTTTGAAGCCGACACCGTGCGCGACGAAAAAGTCAAGGTGCTGCGCGCCACCCAGCTTGGCCGCAACGACCGGGGCCTGCTCGCGGTGAGAGCCCAGTATCGCAACGGCTGGATTGCCGGGGAACCGGTGAGCGCCTACCGCGACGAGCCACGGGTGACACCGGGGATACAGACCGCCAGCTACATCGCCGCCCGCTTCATGATCAACAACTGGCGCTGGCATGGAGTGCCCTTTTATCTGCGCACCGGCAAGCGGCTTGCCAAGCGCGTCTCCGAGATCGCCCTGCAGTTTCGCGACGTGCCCCACCAGCTCTTTCCTGAGCGCAGCGCCGGCCAGGTCAGCCCAAATCTGCTCGTCCTGCGCATCCAGCCCGACGAGGGCATCTCGCTGCGCTTTGAAGCCAAGCGACCGGTGGCCGACATCGCGATGCGCTCGGTGAACATGGACTTTCACTATGGCAGCACCTTTGAAGTCGCCTCGCCCGAGGCTTACGAGCGACTGTTGCTCGATTGCTTATTGGGCGATCAGACCCTCTTTACCCGCGCCGACGAAGTCGAGGCCGCCTGGCGGATCGTCACTCCCCTCATCGAGCAGTGGGAAAACCAGGCAAGCGACGACCTGCAGTACTACGACGCCGGTTCCTGGGGACCGAGTGCGGCGAGCAAGTTGATGGACACTGGCCGCCGCTGGCGGCGACTCTAG
- a CDS encoding HAD family hydrolase: MALRAILFDFNGVLVADEPLHRQLLQQVLKATFGLEVDRADYQQLCLGRSDFEALRAVLQARGRAVSPQAIEALVRQKEALYRQSADPKKLLIAGVADLLDRASASGLRLAIVSGAGRAEIEWILNLTGLAGRFAAVVAAEDTGRGKPDPGGYHLALERLAVRAEEALAVEDSFLGIEAARRAGLRVIALTTSVPMHLLQRRADWVLDRYDDLDLARIESCHRPQRAG, from the coding sequence ATGGCCCTGCGGGCTATTCTGTTTGACTTCAACGGGGTACTGGTCGCCGACGAGCCCCTGCACCGGCAGCTTCTCCAGCAGGTGCTCAAGGCCACCTTTGGACTGGAGGTGGACCGGGCGGACTACCAGCAGCTCTGCCTGGGCCGCAGCGATTTTGAGGCGCTGCGCGCCGTGCTGCAGGCGCGGGGCCGGGCCGTGTCTCCCCAGGCGATCGAAGCGCTCGTGCGCCAGAAAGAAGCACTCTATCGGCAGAGCGCCGATCCCAAAAAGCTGCTGATTGCCGGTGTCGCGGATCTGCTCGATCGAGCGAGCGCCTCGGGTCTGCGGCTGGCCATCGTCTCGGGGGCGGGGCGGGCTGAGATCGAGTGGATTTTGAATCTGACCGGGCTGGCGGGCCGCTTCGCTGCGGTTGTTGCGGCTGAAGACACTGGCCGGGGCAAGCCCGACCCCGGAGGGTACCACCTCGCCCTGGAGCGCCTCGCCGTCCGGGCAGAAGAAGCCCTCGCCGTCGAGGACAGCTTTTTGGGGATCGAGGCGGCGCGGCGGGCGGGTTTGAGAGTGATTGCCCTCACCACCAGCGTGCCGATGCACCTGCTGCAGCGCCGCGCCGATTGGGTTCTAGACCGCTACGACGATCTGGATCTCGCCCGGATCGAATCCTGCCACCGGCCCCAGAGAGCCGGGTAA
- a CDS encoding low molecular weight protein-tyrosine-phosphatase, with the protein MSENILFVCMGNICRSPAAEGIMNRLIDEAGLTGRIVCDSAGTIGYHAGEPADRRMRAAAQRRGIALTSIARQFTPGDFERFDRILVMDRANYEDVLDLDPTGRHRSKVRLLCDYCRSHTVREVPDPYYGGEAGFERVLDLLNDACSGLLDAIGAGHVDDHR; encoded by the coding sequence GTGAGCGAAAACATTCTCTTCGTTTGCATGGGAAATATCTGCCGCTCTCCCGCCGCCGAGGGGATCATGAACCGACTCATCGACGAAGCGGGCCTGACAGGCCGGATCGTCTGCGATTCGGCAGGCACAATCGGCTACCACGCCGGTGAGCCGGCGGACCGGCGGATGCGCGCCGCTGCCCAGCGCCGGGGCATCGCCCTCACCAGCATCGCCCGCCAGTTCACCCCCGGCGACTTCGAGCGCTTCGATCGAATTCTCGTCATGGACCGGGCCAACTACGAGGACGTTCTCGACCTCGATCCGACTGGCCGCCATCGCTCCAAAGTCCGGCTATTGTGCGATTACTGCCGCTCCCACACTGTCCGCGAGGTGCCCGACCCTTACTACGGCGGGGAGGCCGGTTTCGAGCGCGTCCTCGATCTGTTGAACGACGCGTGCTCGGGCCTGCTCGATGCGATCGGTGCCGGCCATGTGGACGACCATCGCTAG
- a CDS encoding Uma2 family endonuclease has protein sequence MSAFMPPAPLPVANPALPTMYDLPSGKHPEEPGLPDEFHDFQPQLLSQTFRPLAFPPDRIFTATDLNLYYDPQRPRYYKRPDWFAVVDVPRIVDRGRLSYVIWQEQQVPIVVVELLSPNTIEEDQGLTLRDRQPPSKWEVYESILRIPNYVLFDRTGNSLQIYRLQAGRYQLQSEDRLWLEELGIGLSLWQGTFEGFTRQWLRWYDIEGRWIPCEAEKTELERQRAEQAERIAQEERLRAEQAERIIAEERRRAQAMAERLRALGIDPDAL, from the coding sequence ATGAGCGCCTTTATGCCTCCGGCACCGCTTCCTGTGGCCAATCCCGCTTTGCCCACGATGTACGATCTGCCGAGTGGGAAGCACCCGGAGGAACCCGGCTTGCCCGACGAGTTTCACGATTTTCAGCCGCAACTATTGAGCCAGACTTTCAGGCCACTGGCGTTTCCTCCCGACAGAATATTTACGGCGACGGACCTCAACCTCTACTACGATCCCCAAAGACCCCGGTACTACAAGCGTCCGGACTGGTTCGCCGTCGTCGATGTCCCGCGCATCGTCGATAGGGGCCGCCTCAGCTATGTGATCTGGCAGGAGCAACAGGTGCCGATCGTCGTCGTCGAACTGCTGTCGCCCAACACGATCGAAGAAGACCAGGGACTGACGCTGCGGGATAGACAGCCGCCTTCTAAGTGGGAAGTGTACGAAAGCATTCTGCGGATACCCAACTACGTCCTGTTCGACCGCACGGGCAACAGCCTGCAGATTTACCGGCTGCAAGCGGGGCGTTACCAGCTTCAGTCCGAGGATCGGCTCTGGCTGGAAGAACTGGGCATCGGTTTGAGCTTGTGGCAGGGAACGTTCGAGGGTTTTACCCGCCAGTGGCTGCGCTGGTACGACATCGAGGGGCGCTGGATTCCCTGTGAGGCCGAAAAAACCGAACTGGAACGACAGCGCGCTGAGCAGGCGGAGCGAATCGCTCAAGAAGAGCGGCTGCGCGCTGAGCAGGCGGAGCGGATAATAGCAGAAGAACGACGGCGTGCCCAGGCGATGGCAGAACGGCTAAGAGCGCTGGGCATCGACCCCGACGCGCTGTAA
- a CDS encoding fructosamine kinase family protein, translating to MWTTIASWIAAATGEAFCVESRTAVGGGSINQTCTLSGQGQRYFVKLNALGSLAMFEAEAEALGVLERTATIRVPAPICTGTVDRFAFLVLEWLPLGGRGRWEQMGEQLAQLHRITSPHGFGFERDNTIGSTPQPNGWTAEWAVFFGRHRLGHQLALAQGGAIEERPARLLIERLPEILGEHTPVPSLLHGDLWSGNADFTTAGEPVLFDPATYYGDRETDLAMSELFGGFGDAFYQGYRRAWPLEPGYERRKILYNLYHVLNHYNLFGGSYAQQANRMIRTLLD from the coding sequence ATGTGGACGACCATCGCTAGCTGGATTGCCGCTGCCACCGGCGAGGCTTTTTGTGTCGAAAGCCGCACGGCGGTGGGGGGCGGCAGTATCAATCAAACCTGCACCCTCTCAGGACAGGGCCAGCGCTACTTCGTCAAGCTCAACGCCCTCGGGAGCCTGGCGATGTTCGAGGCGGAGGCGGAGGCGCTGGGTGTTCTTGAGCGCACCGCTACTATTCGTGTCCCTGCGCCAATCTGCACCGGCACAGTCGATCGCTTCGCTTTTTTGGTGCTCGAATGGCTGCCTCTGGGGGGGCGGGGCCGTTGGGAGCAGATGGGCGAGCAACTGGCCCAACTGCACCGGATAACGAGCCCCCACGGCTTTGGCTTCGAGCGCGACAACACGATCGGCTCCACTCCCCAGCCCAATGGGTGGACAGCGGAGTGGGCGGTATTTTTTGGTCGCCATCGCCTGGGCCACCAGCTTGCCCTCGCGCAGGGCGGTGCAATCGAGGAGCGGCCTGCCCGCTTACTTATCGAGCGGCTGCCGGAGATTCTGGGAGAGCACACCCCGGTGCCGTCGCTGTTGCACGGCGATCTGTGGTCCGGGAACGCCGATTTTACGACGGCAGGCGAACCGGTCCTCTTCGATCCGGCGACGTATTACGGCGATCGGGAGACCGACCTGGCGATGAGCGAATTATTTGGCGGCTTTGGGGACGCTTTTTATCAGGGCTACCGGCGGGCCTGGCCCCTGGAGCCGGGCTACGAGCGGCGCAAAATTCTCTACAACCTCTACCACGTCCTCAACCACTACAACCTGTTCGGCGGCAGCTACGCCCAGCAGGCCAACCGGATGATCCGCACCTTGCTCGATTGA
- a CDS encoding CPBP family intramembrane glutamic endopeptidase, which produces MTSDVFRRALLIATTALVLLLGVTRFIQTIKEPQPRAQLALDSTDLQLQLLTLKADPDLKQTLEGIDSKQLLQESVQAYEQARLDPATQPDRLLKLGLLQAAQNKPAEARATWSRIAARSPLRLTAEVLSQLWQMPPILAADAQSVLAGRLEGWYRSAALSRLYKLQQRTDALRELEVRSRTEARGTLIKLGLLNVVPLVGLLAGLIVLALWVFWRTRQADPPDWQVPWGPGTLWEVVIYWFAAFFSSGLLAASFIGGERLEQAGPLAQALFTLFAYGLIAGSGLALLALLVWQPYPNSRKLFNYSLVPGWWRWGVGGWLAAVPLVFVTSLLAQRLFGEGGGGNSLLSGIEGSASWLVQLLLLVSIAVAAPLFEETFFRGFVFPSLASRLGAPAAIVASAALFGIAHFSAVEFFPLFALGVVLGTLYHHTRSLAPCILLHALWNSSTFLVLLLLGS; this is translated from the coding sequence TTGACAAGCGATGTGTTTCGCCGAGCGCTGCTGATTGCTACGACGGCCCTGGTTCTGCTCCTGGGCGTCACCCGCTTTATCCAGACGATCAAAGAACCCCAGCCGCGCGCCCAACTGGCCCTCGACAGCACCGATCTACAGTTGCAGCTGCTTACCCTCAAAGCCGATCCAGACTTAAAGCAGACGCTGGAAGGGATCGACAGCAAGCAGCTCCTGCAAGAATCTGTGCAGGCCTACGAGCAGGCCCGCCTCGATCCGGCGACCCAACCCGACCGGCTGCTCAAACTCGGTTTGCTGCAGGCGGCCCAGAACAAACCTGCCGAAGCGCGAGCCACCTGGAGCCGGATCGCTGCTCGTTCGCCTTTAAGGCTCACCGCCGAGGTGCTCTCTCAGCTCTGGCAGATGCCGCCGATTCTCGCTGCCGATGCCCAGAGCGTGCTGGCGGGCCGCCTCGAAGGCTGGTACCGCAGCGCTGCCCTCTCCCGCCTGTATAAGCTCCAGCAGCGCACCGACGCCCTGCGCGAACTGGAGGTGCGCTCGCGGACCGAGGCGCGTGGCACCCTCATCAAGCTCGGCCTGCTCAACGTCGTGCCACTGGTCGGACTACTGGCAGGTCTGATCGTGCTGGCTCTCTGGGTCTTCTGGCGCACCCGTCAGGCCGATCCGCCCGACTGGCAGGTGCCCTGGGGGCCGGGCACACTCTGGGAGGTGGTGATCTACTGGTTCGCTGCCTTCTTTAGCTCTGGACTACTGGCAGCAAGCTTCATCGGCGGCGAGCGGCTGGAGCAGGCGGGCCCGCTTGCCCAGGCGCTCTTTACCCTCTTTGCCTACGGGCTCATCGCCGGTTCGGGTTTGGCGCTGCTGGCGCTACTGGTCTGGCAGCCGTACCCCAACAGCCGCAAGTTATTTAACTACAGCCTCGTGCCCGGCTGGTGGCGCTGGGGAGTCGGCGGCTGGCTTGCGGCGGTGCCGCTGGTGTTCGTCACCTCCCTGCTCGCCCAGCGACTTTTTGGTGAAGGTGGCGGTGGCAATTCACTTTTAAGCGGCATCGAAGGTTCGGCCAGCTGGCTGGTACAGCTCCTGCTGCTGGTCAGCATCGCGGTCGCAGCACCCCTTTTTGAGGAGACGTTCTTTCGCGGCTTCGTATTCCCTTCCCTCGCCAGCCGCCTCGGAGCCCCGGCGGCGATCGTTGCCTCAGCGGCCCTTTTTGGCATCGCCCACTTCAGCGCCGTCGAATTTTTTCCGCTATTTGCCCTGGGGGTGGTACTGGGTACCCTCTACCACCACACCCGTTCCCTCGCCCCGTGCATTCTCCTCCACGCCCTCTGGAACAGCTCGACCTTTCTCGTCCTGCTGCTTTTGGGCAGCTAG
- a CDS encoding 2Fe-2S iron-sulfur cluster-binding protein encodes MPARYSVEIYDPVAGETYHIRAGAREYVLQQAEAQGVNLPFSCRNGACTSCAVRVLSGDLEQPEAMGLSAQLKALGYALLCVSYPRSDLKVELQAEDEVYLLQFGQQFAQGEVRAGLPLEGD; translated from the coding sequence ATGCCTGCCCGCTACTCGGTTGAGATCTACGATCCTGTTGCCGGTGAAACGTATCACATCCGAGCCGGAGCACGAGAATACGTGCTGCAGCAGGCGGAGGCCCAGGGCGTGAATCTGCCCTTCTCCTGCCGCAACGGTGCCTGCACCAGCTGTGCTGTCAGGGTTCTTTCGGGCGATCTGGAGCAGCCCGAGGCGATGGGATTGTCTGCCCAACTGAAAGCTCTTGGCTACGCCCTGCTCTGTGTCAGCTACCCGCGCTCGGATCTAAAAGTCGAACTGCAGGCCGAGGACGAAGTTTACCTGCTGCAGTTCGGCCAGCAATTTGCCCAGGGCGAGGTGCGCGCCGGGTTGCCGCTGGAGGGGGATTAG
- a CDS encoding glucose-6-phosphate dehydrogenase assembly protein OpcA, giving the protein MTDNASVVAIAEPARVQISQIDKQLKGIWSSQAGATRASTFNLLVFEPEQADPNSIAEAIGTIAVQHPCRAIALVGASEAAQNGLEAYIAAYCPVSEGGNRESICCEYITLRASGQALRELHTTVASLLLPELETFLWWRGPLSPHMELFTSLQSVVDRTVIDSLLFEDPLQGLKNFATFALAQERNRSFGDLNWSRIIPWREETALAFDAEERRSCLGVLDRIIIEYGQGAEEPLNPAQAYLFLGWLAGRLGWQPLSIHTRELLQQIILRDETGRPIQATIRAVPGAAALAGQLTSVGLRSEEVGAACSTVLCGTDTSSCLRMQMNIGEANISRVSDVEMLSTEQLLSAALRTPDRDPIYEQSLAFLHALLQLK; this is encoded by the coding sequence ATGACCGACAATGCCTCCGTTGTAGCGATCGCCGAACCGGCCAGGGTGCAAATCAGCCAGATCGACAAGCAGCTCAAGGGCATCTGGAGTTCTCAGGCCGGGGCGACGCGGGCCTCGACTTTTAATTTGCTCGTCTTCGAGCCGGAGCAGGCCGACCCCAACAGCATCGCCGAGGCGATTGGCACGATCGCCGTCCAGCATCCCTGCCGCGCCATTGCCCTGGTCGGTGCCTCCGAGGCGGCGCAGAATGGTCTTGAAGCTTACATCGCCGCCTACTGTCCGGTGAGCGAAGGCGGCAACCGCGAATCGATCTGCTGCGAGTACATCACCCTGCGCGCCAGCGGCCAGGCTCTGCGCGAGTTGCACACGACCGTCGCTTCACTGTTGCTTCCTGAACTGGAGACGTTTCTCTGGTGGCGGGGTCCCCTCAGCCCCCACATGGAGCTGTTCACCAGCCTGCAGTCGGTGGTCGATCGCACGGTGATCGACTCGCTGCTCTTTGAAGATCCGCTGCAGGGATTAAAAAACTTCGCGACCTTTGCCCTTGCCCAGGAGCGCAACCGCTCCTTCGGCGATCTCAACTGGTCGCGGATCATTCCCTGGCGCGAGGAGACGGCCCTGGCCTTCGACGCTGAGGAGCGCCGCAGTTGCCTGGGAGTCCTCGATCGGATAATCATCGAGTACGGCCAGGGTGCAGAGGAACCGCTCAATCCAGCCCAGGCGTACCTGTTTTTAGGCTGGCTTGCCGGTCGCCTGGGCTGGCAGCCCCTCTCGATTCACACCAGAGAACTCCTCCAGCAAATCATCTTGCGCGACGAGACCGGACGGCCCATCCAGGCCACTATCCGCGCCGTTCCCGGTGCGGCGGCTCTGGCCGGTCAGCTCACCTCCGTCGGCCTGCGCTCCGAAGAAGTTGGGGCGGCCTGCTCGACGGTGCTCTGCGGCACCGACACCTCCAGTTGCCTGCGGATGCAGATGAATATCGGCGAGGCCAACATCTCGCGCGTCTCCGATGTCGAGATGCTGAGCACCGAGCAGCTTTTGAGCGCGGCGCTGCGCACCCCCGACCGCGATCCGATCTACGAGCAGTCGCTGGCCTTTCTCCACGCCCTGCTGCAGTTGAAGTAA
- a CDS encoding TldD/PmbA family protein, producing the protein MATLSESQARKVVASVLKYTTAKDVLVSLDAHTSAVTRFANNAITQNTLDEGNLLEVRVAFDERHATSTISSFDEEAIKAAVGRAEALARVAPPDPEHLPPLPPQQYLAVEAYDPATAKLDAAGRARQVLTITQAATKKNYRAAGTVETGETIAVVANSAGLFGYHRRTDVQVGCTVQGADSSGWARDTASQIALIDPASLVGDAISQVQKGASPVAMGPGKYTVILAPAAVGTLLTHLLFQLDARETLDGVTFLSGKMGQKLVGDNITLYSDPTNSRLPTRPFASDGLAQPKLNWIDKGAFTGLRWDRFTAQKNNRSPVPFPDGLLMQGSDKAIADLIASVDRGIFVTHVWYVRDVKADETIVTGLTRDGTFLIEDGKIARGVKTLRFNESILEMLSKTLDLSRPQACADTELNPSLLPAIKVADFNFVSGSPN; encoded by the coding sequence ATGGCAACTCTCAGTGAATCCCAGGCCCGCAAGGTAGTGGCGAGCGTTCTCAAGTACACCACCGCCAAAGACGTGCTTGTCAGCCTCGACGCCCATACCAGTGCAGTGACGCGCTTTGCCAACAACGCGATCACCCAGAACACCCTCGACGAGGGCAACTTGCTGGAGGTGCGGGTCGCCTTCGACGAGCGGCACGCCACCTCGACGATCAGTTCCTTCGACGAAGAGGCGATCAAAGCCGCCGTTGGGCGGGCGGAGGCTCTGGCGCGGGTAGCGCCGCCGGACCCCGAACATCTGCCGCCCCTGCCGCCTCAGCAGTATCTTGCCGTCGAAGCCTACGATCCGGCTACGGCGAAACTGGACGCGGCGGGCCGGGCCAGACAGGTGCTCACGATCACACAGGCCGCCACCAAAAAAAATTACCGGGCGGCGGGTACTGTCGAGACCGGTGAGACGATCGCGGTGGTCGCCAATTCGGCTGGCCTGTTCGGCTACCACCGGCGCACCGATGTCCAGGTAGGCTGCACCGTGCAGGGGGCCGATTCTTCGGGCTGGGCGCGGGATACCGCCTCGCAAATTGCCCTCATCGATCCGGCGAGCCTGGTGGGCGATGCGATAAGCCAGGTGCAGAAGGGGGCCAGCCCGGTAGCCATGGGTCCGGGCAAGTACACGGTGATCCTCGCTCCCGCCGCCGTCGGCACCCTGCTTACCCACCTGCTCTTTCAGCTCGACGCCCGCGAGACCCTGGACGGGGTGACGTTTCTCTCGGGCAAAATGGGTCAGAAACTGGTGGGCGACAACATCACGCTCTACTCCGACCCGACCAACTCGCGCCTGCCTACCCGGCCTTTTGCCTCCGATGGGCTCGCCCAGCCTAAACTGAACTGGATCGACAAAGGGGCCTTTACCGGCCTGCGCTGGGACCGCTTCACCGCCCAGAAGAACAACCGCTCCCCGGTGCCTTTTCCGGATGGCTTGTTGATGCAGGGCAGCGATAAAGCGATTGCAGATCTGATCGCTTCTGTCGATCGCGGCATCTTCGTCACCCACGTCTGGTACGTGCGCGATGTCAAAGCCGACGAAACGATCGTTACCGGTCTCACCCGCGACGGTACGTTTTTAATCGAAGACGGCAAAATCGCACGGGGCGTCAAAACCCTGCGCTTCAACGAGAGCATCCTTGAGATGTTAAGTAAGACCCTCGATTTGAGCCGTCCCCAAGCCTGTGCCGACACCGAACTGAACCCGAGTCTGCTACCGGCAATCAAGGTGGCAGACTTTAACTTCGTCAGCGGCAGCCCGAACTGA
- a CDS encoding TlyA family RNA methyltransferase, producing MAARALRLDQLLVERGLAASRTQAQALIRTGAVLVGSERIDKPGWLCSLDAPLTVSAAPPFVSRGGEKLQGAFERLQMDVNGRICLDGGISTGGFTDCLLQHGAARVYGIDVGYGQVAWKLRTDARVVLKERTNLRYLTPAELYGPGENWADFATADVSFISLTLVVGALWQLLVPPREALLLVKPQFEAGRAHVGKNGVVRDPGVHKQVIATVWQAAQVQGWGVRGLIPSPLTGPAGNHEYWLWLGMNGIADLKAERIERVVAEALGNR from the coding sequence GTGGCAGCGCGCGCTCTGCGCCTCGATCAGTTGCTGGTCGAGCGGGGCCTGGCGGCAAGCCGTACCCAGGCCCAGGCGCTGATCCGGACGGGAGCGGTGCTTGTGGGCAGCGAGCGCATCGATAAACCTGGATGGCTCTGTTCTCTAGACGCGCCGCTGACGGTGAGCGCTGCGCCGCCTTTTGTCTCGCGGGGCGGCGAGAAGTTGCAGGGGGCGTTCGAGCGGCTGCAAATGGATGTCAATGGCCGTATCTGTCTGGATGGCGGCATCTCGACCGGCGGCTTTACCGACTGTCTATTGCAGCACGGTGCAGCGCGGGTCTACGGCATCGACGTGGGCTACGGCCAGGTGGCCTGGAAGTTGCGCACCGATGCGCGAGTTGTCTTAAAAGAACGCACCAACCTCCGCTACCTGACGCCCGCTGAACTGTATGGACCGGGTGAGAACTGGGCGGATTTTGCGACAGCGGATGTCTCGTTTATCTCACTCACGCTGGTAGTCGGAGCCCTCTGGCAGTTGCTCGTCCCGCCCCGCGAGGCGCTGCTATTGGTCAAACCGCAGTTCGAGGCCGGTCGCGCCCATGTGGGCAAAAACGGCGTCGTCCGCGATCCGGGTGTGCATAAACAGGTGATCGCGACAGTCTGGCAGGCCGCTCAGGTGCAGGGTTGGGGCGTGCGGGGTCTCATCCCTTCGCCGCTTACCGGTCCTGCCGGCAATCACGAGTACTGGCTGTGGCTCGGGATGAACGGCATAGCGGATCTAAAAGCGGAGCGGATTGAGCGGGTGGTCGCCGAGGCTCTGGGCAATAGATAG
- the pgl gene encoding 6-phosphogluconolactonase, translating to MPDVRIFPDLEGASQEAARLFAAAASEAIADHYRFSVALSGGPTPRRLYQLLAAEPYRSQLPWGQIHFFWGDERYVPANHAESNYRMAKEALLDHISIPVDNIHPMPTDAPEIEQAARVHSAELQIFFDGDICFDLALMGIGDDGHTASLFADDPALTVRDKPVAVARPTSQPTDRLTLTYPIFNRTRRVLFLVSGQEKALVVARVLAGDAAYPCTGIQPTGELIWLLDQAAAASLGEVK from the coding sequence ATGCCCGACGTTCGTATCTTCCCAGACCTCGAGGGCGCTTCGCAGGAGGCGGCCCGGCTGTTTGCCGCTGCTGCCTCCGAGGCGATCGCCGATCATTATCGCTTCAGCGTCGCCCTCTCCGGCGGTCCGACGCCCCGGCGGCTCTATCAACTGCTTGCCGCCGAACCCTACCGCTCACAGTTGCCCTGGGGTCAGATTCACTTTTTTTGGGGCGACGAGCGCTACGTTCCGGCCAATCACGCCGAGAGCAACTACCGGATGGCAAAAGAAGCTCTCCTCGATCACATCTCGATCCCGGTTGACAATATTCATCCGATGCCGACCGATGCCCCCGAGATCGAGCAGGCGGCCCGCGTTCATTCAGCCGAGTTGCAGATATTCTTCGACGGTGACATTTGTTTTGATCTGGCATTGATGGGCATCGGCGATGACGGCCATACTGCCTCACTGTTTGCGGACGATCCTGCCCTCACTGTGCGCGACAAGCCCGTAGCGGTCGCTCGGCCCACCTCACAACCGACCGACCGCCTCACCCTCACCTATCCCATCTTCAATCGGACCCGGCGAGTGCTCTTTTTGGTGAGTGGTCAGGAAAAAGCGCTGGTAGTGGCCAGGGTGCTCGCAGGGGATGCCGCCTATCCGTGTACGGGCATTCAGCCAACCGGCGAACTGATCTGGCTACTGGATCAGGCGGCTGCCGCCAGTCTGGGCGAAGTCAAGTAG